One genomic window of Lepeophtheirus salmonis chromosome 5, UVic_Lsal_1.4, whole genome shotgun sequence includes the following:
- the LOC121118757 gene encoding protein turtle isoform X5 has product MMWAAYLFQMKNYLFLLMDNIAGIYSPKNWIHAGRKSTVELFCRVCGVADNCQYTVRWSKNGETLSHKKSSRVHAHIVSKSKHLYGLKIQNFRSKDYGLYSCTYYTSTGDELQTQIEVSGIAHPALLEPPVFNSPNSVTLNWKVNCSTPIINYELEFRDLTREGEEGPWIIMNIPAQNKKVFDKSQSYTLNGLLHGTTYQARIRSRNVYGISKFSPILKFDTEKDTSSINSRTQNDSTEEEILFKRSEQQRNHIIPQNGQIHPDGEPLKTKATRGYAAYSKGSRIFYHLPSSLVNALLVFQLFLFNYL; this is encoded by the exons aTAACATTGCTGGAATTTATTCACCCAAGAATTGGATCCACGCTGGGAGGAAATCTACAGTAGAGCTCTTTTGTCGTGTTTGTGGGGTGGCAGATAACTGTCAGTACACA GTTCGATGGAGCAAGAACGGAGAGACACTATCgcataaaaaatcatcaagagTTCACGCTCACATCGTCTCAAAATCCAAGCATCTTTACGGACTCAAAATACAGAACTTTCGAAGTAAAGACTATGGCCTTTATTCCTGTACTTATTATACCTCAACAGGGGATGAGTTACAAACTCAAATAGAAGTTTCTGGCATTGCTCACCCAGCTCTTCTGGAGCCACCAGTGTTCAACTCTCCAAACTCTGTAACACTTAATTGGAAAGTAAACTGCTCAACACCTATCATCAATTATGAACTCGAGTTTCGGGATCTAACACGAGAAGGGGAGGAGGGACCCTGGATCATTATGAATATACCTGctcaaaacaaaaaagtgtttgaTAAATCTCAATCTTACACACTGAATGGTTTACTCCATGGAACTACTTATCAA GCACGGATAAGAAGTAGGAACGTTTATGGCATTAGTAAATTCTCTCCAATCTTAAAATTTGACACGGAAAAGGACACATCATCCATCAACTCTAGGACTCAAAATGATAGCACAGAGGaagaaatactatttaaaagatCTGAACAACAAAGAAATCACATTATACCGCAGAATGGACAAATACACCCGGATGGAGAACCACTCAAAACAAAGGCAACTCGCG GATATGCTGCGTATTCGAAGGGATCAAGAATTTTCTATCATCtaccttcctctcttgtcaatGCTCTACTCGTATTccagctttttttatttaattatctatag
- the ctrip gene encoding E3 ubiquitin-protein ligase TRIP12: MGDSSSSSEDVGGGGGGGGGGGTSGGTESEEQDMGRLQAMLEARGFPPHLAGVLGPRMHHFMLNRGGGGTSSSASAKAHGLLGGLQATGDESRQLQAVIEMCQLLVMGNEDTLSGFPIRQIVPALIALLKMEHNFDLMNNACRALTYMMEALPRSSSVIVDAIPTFLEKLQVIQCMDVAEQSLTALEMLSKKHNKAILHAKGVSSCLTYLDFFSIGAQRNALAITSNCCQNLLPEEFVHIRDSLDILSSRLIHDDKKSAEMACLALSRLAESYKNDKNKLKEIATPEVIYNLQRILVSDPPIVSPNTFVTVLHILVVMSSHGSEVGLLLLRQKIGSTLRQLLINDEMELLSRNPQELYEITSLIAELMPPLPADGIFAVDALLTRPGAYIRDPVLWQWQDDRGIWHTYGYNDCRVIEAAHVAGEEEVTLASNGNTFVLNLNSMHEIKEESGTARPIQRKFTSQLQNEHESDQVIATKLKIEHLDLTSDLTRQLFPVLLDVYSTSAGPGVRHSCIQAKLRMIVHAPTELLSEVLSISTVSSQVAGMLSSGDLKIIIGALQISEILLQKIPEEFGVHFRREGVLHQVQKLTDPDNPMTLSQGGLENTIVGASAIWTPQSRTWTIAGSSSSSSLPNVFADQLRVPKRRDESSPDITPQSIRLSDVLKRKRASKRPSGSRKGRHSDPSNYDGPSTSSSGHSSTRNNQNLNNSWNNEFQASGSDPPSTPSRRSRLADKTSSLLSQLHPARWGRSTSTSSPTLGSGSTGEAQRKEGIVSNSGYKSVSSPATMAHGREKAKRWVRERATKFLESYFKESLGSRHPALTILRRLSVQVDHLTRKPKDGERSLKEIFSVLHENDISPFEVSQSGLVGSLLKYLTTKQDNTEINHEHRIRTFLYVFFGCPKNPEDSIPDPEIVSRSRKFIQKLNACLNHLEQFPIKMHDMTTGSSGVKSAGSTLRFFKTHHLKCNLQRHPDCTTLKSWKGGLVKIDPLALVQAIERYLISRGYGYHQDKDSGGSDDDEMSDEGADDTLPSTSRGTSSSSTTAGGSSSSTSSDNHRLEFLIGDHKLPYEMTVYQSIQQFGGSPPPQFDPVGDLDMSGNLCGSPSIWARIHTIYYRPASDDGKNKSEPGKKGASGGKGSKQSKRKVIPDELWNEGIPPEHPSPLYTFLVDKLPKITTDPSSDVLCLLRVLHVLNRYWWTLYPNASSVQEIRSMPLIPQQDFINPKLTAKVNRQLQDPIIIMTSNLPNWLKDIASSCPFLFPFETRQLLFYVTSFDRDRALLRLLDSIPELGATDAGQERVTPDLDRKKRVISRDDNLLKQSEQVMNELAPSRSLLEIQYENEVGTGLGPTLEFYTLVSKELQKADLGLWKGETVKISNEDVMDSNEDNERNDKSSCIEYIHSSVGLYPNPMARNVKSSQRSKIKNKFTFLGKFIAKAVLDNRMIDMPFSQPFYQWLLREESTLGISDLRNVDPTIASTISSLEGIARKKRKLEQDPQISPDEKLEQIKSLTMDGCPIEDLGLDFTLPGYPNIDLRKGGKDIPVNIDNLHQYVGLVSHWLLIEGISFQMEALRDGFESVFPISTLQMFYPEELEQIFCGTGQGNFNKWDYKTLVESTKPDHGFNSESPALKYLLEVLESYNIDEQRQFLQFVTGCPRLPVGGFKALNPPLTIVKKSFDNADADPDDYLPSVMTCVNYLKLPDYSSKKIMREKLRIAAMEGQYCFHLS, encoded by the exons ATGGGTGATTCTTCTTCGTCTTCAGAGGACGTTGGTGGCGGTGGGGGAGGCGGTGGCGGAGGGGGCACGAGTGGTGGAACGGAGTCCGAGGAGCAAGATATGGGTCGACTTCAAGCCATGCTTGAAGCTCGAGGATTTCCTCCTCATCTGGCAGGGGTTTTGGGGCCGAGAATGCACCACTTTATGCTGAATCGAGGTGGCGGTGGAACCTCTTCTTCAGCTTCTGCCAAGGCGCATGGCCTTTTGGGGGGTCTTCAAGCCACGGGCGATGAATCCAGGCAGCTACAGGCTGTTATAGAAATGTGTCAATTACTTGTCATGGGCAATGAGGATACTCTTTCAGGTTTCCCCATTCGACAAATTGTTCCAGCTCTCATTGCTCTTCTCAAAATGGAACATAACTTCGATCTTATGAATAATGCTTGCAG AGCTTTAACTTATATGATGGAAGCTCTACCTCGCTCTTCATCAGTAATAGTAGATGCAATCccaacttttttagaaaaattacaagTAATACAATGTATGGATGTTGCAGAGCAATCTCTTACTGCTCTGGAAATGCTCtctaaaaaacacaataaagctATCTTACACGCAAAAGGAGTTTCTTCTTGTCTCACATATTTGGACTTTTTTAGCATAGGAGCTCAGAGAAATGCTCTCGCAATTACTTCAAATTGCTGTCAAAATCTACTACCCGAAGAATTTGTCCATATCCGGGATTCACTTGATATTTTAAGTTCTAGACTCATTCATGACGATAAAAAAAGTGCTGAAATGGCATGTTTGGCTCTTTCAAGATTAGCAGAGAGttataagaatgataaaaataaactcaaagaAATTGCAACTCCGGAAGTAATTTATAACCTTCAAAGAATACTTGTGTCTGACCCTCCTATCGTCAGTCCTAATACGTTTGTGACAGTTTTGCATATACTTGTTGTGATGTCTTCACATGGTTCTGAAGTTGGATTGCTTCTTTTACGTCAAAAGATTGGGTCGACATTGAGACAACTTCTTATAAATGACGAAATGGAACTTTTGTCTAGGAATCCTCAAGAACTTTATGAAATTACAAGTCTGATAGCAGAATTGATGCCGCCGTTGCCTGCAGATGGAATCTTTGCAGTTGACGCTCTTTTAACTAGACCCGGGGCTTACATTCGAGATCCTGTTCTCTGGCAGTGGCAAGATGACAGGGGTATCTGGCACACATATGGTTATAACGATTGCAG GGTTATTGAAGCGGCACATGTTGCTGGTGAAGAAGAGGTCACTCTAGCTTCAAATGGAAATACTTTTGTTCTAAATTTGAACTCAATGCatgaaattaaagaagaaaGTGGAACTGCTCGACCAATTCAACGAAAATTTACAAGCCAGCTTCAAAATGAACATGAATCAGATCAAGTCATCGCTACAAAACTAAAAATCGAACACTTAGATTTAACCTCTGATCTAACACGTCAGCTTTTCCCTGTTTTATTAgat GTTTATTCAACTTCGGCTGGACCCGGAGTCAGACACAGCTGTATTCAAGCTAAATTGCGCATGATAGTACACGCACCCACAGAACTATTGAGTGAAGTATTATCAATTTCAACAGTTTCGAGCCAAGTTGCAGGAATGCTGTCATCAGGAGatctcaaaattattattggagCATTACAAATATCTGAAATCCTTCTTCAGAAAATTCCGGAGGAATTTGGAGTACACTTTAGAAGGGAGGGAGTATTACATCAAGTTCAAAAGCTCACGGATCCTGATAATCCAATGACGCTTAGCCAAGGTGGTTTAGAAAATACAATTGTGGGAGCTTCAGCAATATGGACGCCTCAAAGTAGAACTTGGACCATTGCTGGTTCTTCGTCGTCATCCTCTCTTCCTAACGTTTTTGCGGATCAACTTCGTGTACCAAAACGACGGGATGAATCATCACCGGACATAACACCACAATCTATAAGATTAAGTGAtgtattgaaaagaaaaagggcCTCAAAACGTCCATCAGGAAGTAGGAAAGGTCGCCATTCTGATCCATCTAACTACGACGGCCCCAGCACATCTTCTTCAGGACACTCGTCTACAAGAAATAATCAGAATCTCAATAATTCTTGGAATAATGAGTTTCAAGCCAGTGGAAGTGATCCTCCTAGCACTCCCTCAAGACGTTCAAGACTTGCTGATAAAACTTCGTCGCTCTTATCTCAGTTACATCCTGCGAGATGGGGCCGATCTACATCCACGTCGTCACCCACCCTTGGTTCTGGTTCAACGGGAGAAGCTCAAAGAAAGGAAGGTATAGTTTCTAATAGTGGTTACAAGTCTGTGAGCAGTCCAGCCACAATGGCTCATGGACGAGAAAAAGCAAAAAGATGGGTGAGAGAAAGGGCAACTAAATTTTTAGAATCTTATTTTAAAGAGAGCTTGGGATCAAGACATCCTGCTCTTACTATTTTGCGACGATTAAGTGTCCAAGTTGATCATCTAACTCGTAAGCCCAAAGATGGAGAAAGATCtctcaaagaaatattttctgtaTTACACGAAAATGATATATCTCCTTTTGAAGTTTCTCAAAGTGGACTCGTAGGGTCCttactaaaatatttgactactaAACAAGATAACACAGAAATCAATCATGAACATCGTATacgtacatttttatatgtattcttTGGATGCCCAAAAAACCCAGAAGATTCTATTCCTGACCCAGAGATTGTCTCTCGGTCTCGTAAATTCATTCAGAAATTGAATGCGTGTTTAAATCATCTTGAGCAATTTCCCATTAAAATGCATGACATGACGACTGGTTCTTCTGGTGTTAAATCTGCAGGATCAACATTACGATTCTTTAAGACTCATCATTTGAAATGTAATCTGCAGAGACATCCAGATTGTACAACTCTTAAGTCATGGAAAGGAGGTTTAGTAAAAATTGATCCTTTAGCTCTTGTACAAGCAATAGAGCGCTACTTAATTAGCCGTGGATACGGATATCATCAAGATAAAGACTCTGGAGGTTCTGATGATGATGAGATGAGTGATGAAGGTGCAGATGATACGCTTCCCTCAACAAGTAGGGGTACTTCATCATCTTCAACAACAGCTGGAGGCTCTTCATCCTCAACAAGTTCTGATAATCATCGTCTGGAGTTTTTGATAGGAGATCATAAACTTCCTTATGAAATGACAGTATATCAATCAATTCAACAATTTGGTGGATCTCCTCCTCCTCAATTTGATCCGGTTGGAGATTTAGATATGTCAGGGAATTTATGTGGAAGTCCGAGTATTTGGGCTAGAATTCATACCATTTATTATAGGCCTGCATCTGATGATGGTAAAAATAAGTCTGAGCCTGGGAAGAAAGGTGCAAGTGGAGGTAAAGGATCCAAACAAAGTAAACGGAAAGTTATTCCTGATGAATTATGGAATGAAGGAATTCCTCCTGAACACCCTAGTCCCCTTTATACATTCTTAGTTGATAAGCTTCCAAAAATTACAACTGATCCTTCTTCAGATGTTCTCTGCTTACTTCGTGTCCTTCATGTACTGAATAGGTATTGGTGGACTCTATATCCAAATGCATCATCTGTCCAAGAAATTAGAAGCATGCCACTTATACCACAACAAGACTTTATTAATCCTAAGTTAACTGCTAAAGTGAATCGCCAGTTACAGGATCCTATAATTATAATGACCTCTAATCTACCCAATTGGCTTAAAGATATAGCTAGTTCTTGTCCCTTTTTGTTCCCTTTTGAAACCAGGCAATTGTTGTTTTATGTTACATCTTTTGATAGAGACAGAGCATTATTACGCTTGTTAGATTCGATCCCTGAGCTGGGAGCTACCGATGCAGGCCAAGAGAGAGTGACTCCAGACCTGGATCGAAAGAAAAGAGTCATCTCTAGAGACGATAATTTACTCAAACAATCAGAACAGGTTATGAATGAACTAGCTCCTTCAAGGTCATTACTAGAAATACAATATGAAAACGAAGTTGGTACAGGATTAGGGCCTACACTGGAATTTTACACTCTTGTCTCAAAAGAGTTACAGAAAGCGGATTTGGGGCTGTGGAAAGGGGAAACTGTGAAAATTAGTAATGAAGATGTCATGGACTCTAACGAAGACAATGAACGAAATGATAAAAGTTCTTGTATCGAATATATTCACTCTAGTGTTGGATTATACCCCAACCCTATGGCCCGAAATGTCAAATCTAGTCAAAggagtaaaattaaaaacaagttcACTTTCTTGGGAAAATTTATCGCTAAAGCAGTTTTGGATAATCGCATGATAGATATGCCTTTCAGCCAACCGTTTTACCAATGGTTACTTAGGGAGGAATCAACTTTAGGAATATCAGATTTAAGAAATGTCGATCCGACAATTGCGTCTACAATATCATCCTTGGAAGGGATTGCtcgcaaaaaaagaaaactcgaACAAGATCCTCAAATTTCTCCCGACGAAAAACTTGAACAAATCAAGTCATTAACTATGGATGGATGTCCAATTGAGGACCTTGGACTAGATTTTACACTCCCAGGATATCCTAATATAGACTTGCGTAAAGGGGGTAAAGACATACCCGTCAATATAGATAACTTACATCAATATGTCGGACTTGTTTCTCATTGGTTATTAATTGAAGGAATATCGTTTCAAATGGAAGCTTTACGAGACGGTTTTGAATCAGTTTTCCCTATTTCCACACTACAGATGTTTTATCCTGAAGAATTGGAGCAAATCTTCTGCGGTACTGGACaaggaaattttaataaatgggaCTATAAAACCCTCGTAGAATCTACAAAACCAGATCATGGCTTTAACTCAGAGTCTCCTGCATTAAAATATCTCTTAGAGGTACTGGAGTCCTACAACATTGATGAACAAAGGCAATTCTTACAGTTTGTTACAGGATGTCCTAGACTTCCAGTGGGTGGTTTTAAGGCTCTTAATCCCCCATTAACAATCGTCAAGAAATCATTTGATAATGCAGACGCAGACCCTGATGATTATTTACCTTCTGTAATGACGTGTGTCAATTACTTAAAACTTCCTGattattctagtaaaaagattATGCGAGAAAAACTACGAATTGCAGCGATGGAAGGCCAATATTGTTTCCATCTCTCCTAG
- the LOC121117877 gene encoding mitochondrial nicotinamide adenine dinucleotide transporter SLC25A51, whose protein sequence is MQDSKVRNEEKVPSSISRMSQMKEDRRRVMTSGKWHEYVSGWTACVVNIFATFPINKTIFRQVLYGISMKEAFEQLRGEGVSTLYRGVGPPLIQKSAGGSIMFGSYFQIREYLKQRSYPIASPTAALCAGCIEAVLTPLERVQVLLQNSKYNAHFKHTPDALVTLGREFGLKEYYRGLTGILIRNGPSNVFFFTFREKLQDLTCFKCDSPSSIPKFVSDFVSGAFLGGIISTIFYPVNVTKTHMQSKIGGTFLSFSTVFRQLLKERGFVGMFKGVHLNYTRSFISWGIINVSFEFVQSKLLILFPIQKF, encoded by the exons ATGCAGGATTCCAAAGTGAGGAATGAGGAAAAAGTACCCAGTTCCATATCCAGAATGAGCCAAATGAAGGAAGACAGGAGAAGAGTGATGACGTCTGGAAAGTGGCATGAGTATGTGAGTGGATGGACGGCATGCGTAGTGAACATTTTCGCGACTTTTCCTatcaataaaaccatttttcgTCAAGTTCTGTATGGAATATCCATGAAGGAGGCCTTTGAACAGCTTCGTGGAGAAGGTGTTTCTACTCTTTACAGAGGAGTGGGTCCCCCTCTTATACAGAAAAGTGCAGGAGGATCCATTATGTTTGgtagttattttcaaataaggGAATATTTAAAACAGAG GTCTTATCCAATAGCTTCGCCTACTGCAGCTTTATGCGCCGGATGCATCGAAGCCGTATTGACCCCATTAGAGAGAGTTCAAGTTCTCTTACAAAATTCGAAATACAATGCTCACTTTAAACACACTCCAGACGCACTAGTCACTTTGGGACGTGAATTCGGACTTAAAGAATACTATAGAGGACTCACAGGTATTCTCATAAGAAATGGACCTTCCaacgtttttttctttactttccGGGAAAAATTGCAAGACCTGACCTGCTTCAAATGTGATTCGCCATCTTCAATACCCAAGTTTGTCAGCGATTTCGTATCTGGAGCATTTCTGGGAGGGATCATTAGTACTATTTTTTATCCAGTAAACGTAACAAAAACTCATATGCAATCGAAGATCGGTggaacttttttaagtttttcaacCGTTTTTCGACAACTTCTTAAAGAAAGAGGATTCGTGGGCATGTTTAAAGGTGTTCATCTCAATTATACGAGGTCATTTATCTCTTGGGGCATTATTAACGTATCTTTCGAATTCGTCCAGTCaaagttgttaattttatttccgattcaaaaattttaa
- the LOC121117878 gene encoding uncharacterized protein isoform X1, with product MADAKFKLDDILNKQKAPPQILDLVNLDIQTEEEYQAIIEKIPDYKIRPEKPEEIHQQIEALSKSLREYKLMRKKLDEAEKSKTNSTNFDHQHEPFEMINDANLLFSDESRRSVGKKTIPETPYLFADPCPISMKNVKISDLSSVDINWKMLTLARPKTKTDEEIFSRLVQLDKWRLQTRAREQEQDLARGGKNPFIVVKQPSSSKGGVTETSIKVCSECAEEFCSGTCKEFQYDAYQRIIIPEKEAEVGSSGKTSKKKKSSHKKKRSKTRPTTLKPTKSH from the exons ATGGCGGATGCCAAGTTCAAATtggatgatattttaaataaacaaaaggcCCCTCCTCAGATATTAGACTTGGTAAATTTGGACATTCAAACGGAGGAAGAATACCAAgccattattgaaaaaataccgGATTATAAAATACGCCCCGAAAAA CCTGAGGAAATTCATCAGCAAATTGAGGCTCTCTCCAAATCTTTACGagaatataaattgatgaggaAGAAGTTAGATGAAGcagaaaaatccaaaactaactCAACAAATTTTGATCATCAACATGAACCATTT GAGATGATTAATGATgcaaatctattattttctgACGAATCAAGACGTTCTGTAGGAAAAAAGACTATACCAGAAACGCCGTATCTTTTCGCGGACCCTTGTccaatatcaatgaaaaatgtaaaaatctcAGATTTATCCTCCGTTGATATTAATTGGAAAATGTTGACTCTCGCCAGACCCAAAACAAAGACAGATGAAGAGATATTTTCGAG ATTAGTCCAACTAGATAAATGGAGACTACAAACAAGAGCAAGGGAGCAGGAACAAGACTTAGCAAGAGGGGGTAAGAACCCTTTCATAGTTGTAAAACAACCAAGCTCATCTAAAGGTGGAGTCACTGAGACAAGTATTAAA GTTTGTAGCGAATGTGCTGAAGAATTTTGCAGTGGAACATGCAAGGAATTTCAATATGACGCATACCAGAGAATTATAATTCCTGAAAAAGAAGCGGAAGTCGGAAGCTCTGGAAAGAcatcaaagaagaagaaatcttcacataaaaagaaaaggagtaAAACACGACCAACGACACTAAAACCAACTAAATCCCATTAA
- the LOC121117878 gene encoding uncharacterized protein isoform X2 produces the protein MADAKFKLDDILNKQKAPPQILDLVNLDIQTEEEYQAIIEKIPDYKIRPEKPQDVQHTLALEKEMINDANLLFSDESRRSVGKKTIPETPYLFADPCPISMKNVKISDLSSVDINWKMLTLARPKTKTDEEIFSRLVQLDKWRLQTRAREQEQDLARGGKNPFIVVKQPSSSKGGVTETSIKVCSECAEEFCSGTCKEFQYDAYQRIIIPEKEAEVGSSGKTSKKKKSSHKKKRSKTRPTTLKPTKSH, from the exons ATGGCGGATGCCAAGTTCAAATtggatgatattttaaataaacaaaaggcCCCTCCTCAGATATTAGACTTGGTAAATTTGGACATTCAAACGGAGGAAGAATACCAAgccattattgaaaaaataccgGATTATAAAATACGCCCCGAAAAA CCACAGGATGTTCAACACACGCTTGCATTGGAAAAg GAGATGATTAATGATgcaaatctattattttctgACGAATCAAGACGTTCTGTAGGAAAAAAGACTATACCAGAAACGCCGTATCTTTTCGCGGACCCTTGTccaatatcaatgaaaaatgtaaaaatctcAGATTTATCCTCCGTTGATATTAATTGGAAAATGTTGACTCTCGCCAGACCCAAAACAAAGACAGATGAAGAGATATTTTCGAG ATTAGTCCAACTAGATAAATGGAGACTACAAACAAGAGCAAGGGAGCAGGAACAAGACTTAGCAAGAGGGGGTAAGAACCCTTTCATAGTTGTAAAACAACCAAGCTCATCTAAAGGTGGAGTCACTGAGACAAGTATTAAA GTTTGTAGCGAATGTGCTGAAGAATTTTGCAGTGGAACATGCAAGGAATTTCAATATGACGCATACCAGAGAATTATAATTCCTGAAAAAGAAGCGGAAGTCGGAAGCTCTGGAAAGAcatcaaagaagaagaaatcttcacataaaaagaaaaggagtaAAACACGACCAACGACACTAAAACCAACTAAATCCCATTAA
- the LOC121117878 gene encoding uncharacterized protein isoform X3 yields the protein MADAKFKLDDILNKQKAPPQILDLVNLDIQTEEEYQAIIEKIPDYKIRPEKEMINDANLLFSDESRRSVGKKTIPETPYLFADPCPISMKNVKISDLSSVDINWKMLTLARPKTKTDEEIFSRLVQLDKWRLQTRAREQEQDLARGGKNPFIVVKQPSSSKGGVTETSIKVCSECAEEFCSGTCKEFQYDAYQRIIIPEKEAEVGSSGKTSKKKKSSHKKKRSKTRPTTLKPTKSH from the exons ATGGCGGATGCCAAGTTCAAATtggatgatattttaaataaacaaaaggcCCCTCCTCAGATATTAGACTTGGTAAATTTGGACATTCAAACGGAGGAAGAATACCAAgccattattgaaaaaataccgGATTATAAAATACGCCCCGAAAAA GAGATGATTAATGATgcaaatctattattttctgACGAATCAAGACGTTCTGTAGGAAAAAAGACTATACCAGAAACGCCGTATCTTTTCGCGGACCCTTGTccaatatcaatgaaaaatgtaaaaatctcAGATTTATCCTCCGTTGATATTAATTGGAAAATGTTGACTCTCGCCAGACCCAAAACAAAGACAGATGAAGAGATATTTTCGAG ATTAGTCCAACTAGATAAATGGAGACTACAAACAAGAGCAAGGGAGCAGGAACAAGACTTAGCAAGAGGGGGTAAGAACCCTTTCATAGTTGTAAAACAACCAAGCTCATCTAAAGGTGGAGTCACTGAGACAAGTATTAAA GTTTGTAGCGAATGTGCTGAAGAATTTTGCAGTGGAACATGCAAGGAATTTCAATATGACGCATACCAGAGAATTATAATTCCTGAAAAAGAAGCGGAAGTCGGAAGCTCTGGAAAGAcatcaaagaagaagaaatcttcacataaaaagaaaaggagtaAAACACGACCAACGACACTAAAACCAACTAAATCCCATTAA
- the LOC121117878 gene encoding uncharacterized protein isoform X4: MTPIIFIHFSMLQPQDVQHTLALEKEMINDANLLFSDESRRSVGKKTIPETPYLFADPCPISMKNVKISDLSSVDINWKMLTLARPKTKTDEEIFSRLVQLDKWRLQTRAREQEQDLARGGKNPFIVVKQPSSSKGGVTETSIKVCSECAEEFCSGTCKEFQYDAYQRIIIPEKEAEVGSSGKTSKKKKSSHKKKRSKTRPTTLKPTKSH, from the exons ATGactccaattatttttattcatttttctatgCTTCAGCCACAGGATGTTCAACACACGCTTGCATTGGAAAAg GAGATGATTAATGATgcaaatctattattttctgACGAATCAAGACGTTCTGTAGGAAAAAAGACTATACCAGAAACGCCGTATCTTTTCGCGGACCCTTGTccaatatcaatgaaaaatgtaaaaatctcAGATTTATCCTCCGTTGATATTAATTGGAAAATGTTGACTCTCGCCAGACCCAAAACAAAGACAGATGAAGAGATATTTTCGAG ATTAGTCCAACTAGATAAATGGAGACTACAAACAAGAGCAAGGGAGCAGGAACAAGACTTAGCAAGAGGGGGTAAGAACCCTTTCATAGTTGTAAAACAACCAAGCTCATCTAAAGGTGGAGTCACTGAGACAAGTATTAAA GTTTGTAGCGAATGTGCTGAAGAATTTTGCAGTGGAACATGCAAGGAATTTCAATATGACGCATACCAGAGAATTATAATTCCTGAAAAAGAAGCGGAAGTCGGAAGCTCTGGAAAGAcatcaaagaagaagaaatcttcacataaaaagaaaaggagtaAAACACGACCAACGACACTAAAACCAACTAAATCCCATTAA
- the LOC121117878 gene encoding uncharacterized protein isoform X5: protein MKIKNNLFNIIETCEMINDANLLFSDESRRSVGKKTIPETPYLFADPCPISMKNVKISDLSSVDINWKMLTLARPKTKTDEEIFSRLVQLDKWRLQTRAREQEQDLARGGKNPFIVVKQPSSSKGGVTETSIKVCSECAEEFCSGTCKEFQYDAYQRIIIPEKEAEVGSSGKTSKKKKSSHKKKRSKTRPTTLKPTKSH, encoded by the exons ATGAAGatcaaaaacaacttatttaatataatagaaacTTGT GAGATGATTAATGATgcaaatctattattttctgACGAATCAAGACGTTCTGTAGGAAAAAAGACTATACCAGAAACGCCGTATCTTTTCGCGGACCCTTGTccaatatcaatgaaaaatgtaaaaatctcAGATTTATCCTCCGTTGATATTAATTGGAAAATGTTGACTCTCGCCAGACCCAAAACAAAGACAGATGAAGAGATATTTTCGAG ATTAGTCCAACTAGATAAATGGAGACTACAAACAAGAGCAAGGGAGCAGGAACAAGACTTAGCAAGAGGGGGTAAGAACCCTTTCATAGTTGTAAAACAACCAAGCTCATCTAAAGGTGGAGTCACTGAGACAAGTATTAAA GTTTGTAGCGAATGTGCTGAAGAATTTTGCAGTGGAACATGCAAGGAATTTCAATATGACGCATACCAGAGAATTATAATTCCTGAAAAAGAAGCGGAAGTCGGAAGCTCTGGAAAGAcatcaaagaagaagaaatcttcacataaaaagaaaaggagtaAAACACGACCAACGACACTAAAACCAACTAAATCCCATTAA